One genomic window of Angustibacter sp. Root456 includes the following:
- a CDS encoding NAD(P)-dependent alcohol dehydrogenase, translating to MRVNAYAAPAAGEPLAPTTIERREVGPNDVLIQITHAGICHSDIHTVNGDWGPQPFPVVPGHEIVGVVTEVGSDVTRHQVGDRVGVGCMVNSCGECVNCKNGDEQYCVKGMVGTYAATDRDGTTTQGGYSTHVVVDADYVLRVPEGIDSAAAAPLLCAGITTYTPLRHWDAGPGSKVAVVGLGGLGHMAVKIAHALGAHVTVLSQSLKKQEDGLRLGADAYFATSDPTTFEQLANQFDLIINTVSAPVDLNAYLGLLAVDGTMVNVGAPPEPLSLDVFSLIGARRSFAGSMIGGIALTQEMLDFCAEKGIGAEVEVIPADKVNEAYERVLASDVRYRFVIDTSTLEDAAR from the coding sequence ATGCGCGTCAACGCGTACGCAGCACCGGCCGCCGGTGAGCCGCTGGCTCCCACCACGATCGAGCGCCGTGAGGTCGGCCCGAACGACGTCCTCATCCAGATCACTCACGCCGGCATCTGCCACTCCGACATCCACACCGTCAACGGCGACTGGGGGCCTCAGCCTTTCCCGGTCGTGCCGGGTCACGAGATCGTGGGGGTCGTCACCGAGGTGGGCAGCGACGTCACGCGGCACCAGGTCGGCGACCGCGTCGGCGTGGGCTGCATGGTCAACTCGTGCGGCGAGTGCGTGAACTGCAAGAACGGCGACGAGCAGTACTGCGTCAAGGGCATGGTCGGCACCTACGCCGCCACCGACCGCGACGGCACCACGACGCAGGGCGGCTACTCGACGCACGTCGTCGTCGACGCCGACTACGTGCTGCGCGTGCCGGAGGGCATCGACTCGGCGGCCGCCGCGCCGCTGCTGTGCGCCGGCATCACGACGTACACGCCGCTGCGCCACTGGGACGCCGGCCCCGGCAGCAAGGTCGCCGTCGTCGGCCTGGGCGGTCTGGGGCACATGGCCGTCAAGATCGCGCACGCCCTCGGCGCGCACGTCACCGTGCTGTCGCAGTCGCTGAAGAAGCAGGAGGACGGCTTGCGGCTCGGGGCGGACGCGTACTTCGCGACGTCCGACCCGACGACCTTCGAGCAGCTGGCGAACCAGTTCGACCTCATCATCAACACGGTGAGCGCACCGGTCGACCTCAACGCCTACCTGGGTCTGCTGGCCGTCGACGGCACGATGGTGAACGTCGGCGCGCCGCCCGAGCCGCTGAGCCTCGACGTCTTCTCGCTCATCGGCGCCCGGCGCTCGTTCGCCGGTTCGATGATCGGTGGCATCGCGCTCACCCAGGAGATGCTGGACTTCTGCGCCGAGAAGGGGATCGGGGCCGAGGTCGAGGTGATCCCCGCCGACAAGGTGAACGAGGCGTACGAGCGCGTGCTCGCCTCCGACGTCCGGTACCGGTTCGTCATCGACACGAGCACGCTCGAGGACGCCGCGCGATGA
- a CDS encoding L-lactate permease: MTDTTVNLTLWLLAVLPIVVLVSLVASGRLKTVPAAALTLALALVLATTAFRASGAAVTYALGKGLWTGLWILGVVWTALLLHAACQAMGMGSLGGLLATILPRGTENVLVAAWIFPSFVQGVAGFGTPIVVSAPLLVSMGLSRVRAVALPLIGYNWAVGFGSVGSSFYMGALTARLSAAETHQYALTASVLLGANAMLSGVLVALMHAGRKGLAEGWRLIVVAGPLMAVTQALVVHFEPAVGALAGGTAGLLVVAVRAVRHHTSQVPGADDVREPDEVTALASASGHRPATSPADQAGAAVRHGDAADEARSSFAQLALVMLPYGVLLVTVLAVLLPSGSRGWVKSHLVWGPSFPGSTTGRGVSTPAVDSYQGIALLAHPGTFILLATLLSVGFWMLRGRWPRSGLRTLAPTWLRAATRSSWPVLMLACVATVMSDAGMVRAIAIGISEVTGRAYPALAGLVGAVGSFTTGSTTSSNALFAGLQANVAHLMHEPASTLLAAQLSGGNVGNSIAPVVIVMGAAAVGARDKVGEIFRAVMAPAAVLLLAVVALTVAFTVIR, from the coding sequence GTGACCGACACCACCGTGAACCTGACGCTGTGGCTGCTCGCCGTGCTGCCCATCGTGGTCCTCGTGTCGCTGGTGGCCAGCGGGCGCCTCAAGACCGTGCCTGCCGCCGCGCTCACGCTGGCGTTGGCGCTCGTACTCGCCACCACCGCCTTCCGCGCCTCGGGGGCCGCGGTGACGTACGCGCTCGGCAAGGGGCTGTGGACCGGGCTGTGGATCCTGGGCGTCGTGTGGACGGCGCTCCTGCTGCACGCCGCGTGCCAGGCCATGGGCATGGGCTCGCTGGGCGGTCTGCTGGCGACGATCCTGCCTCGTGGCACGGAGAACGTCCTCGTCGCGGCCTGGATCTTCCCGTCGTTCGTGCAAGGGGTGGCGGGCTTCGGGACGCCGATCGTCGTGAGCGCACCGCTGCTGGTGTCCATGGGGCTGAGCAGGGTGCGCGCGGTAGCGCTGCCCCTGATCGGTTACAACTGGGCGGTCGGCTTCGGCTCGGTCGGCTCGTCGTTCTACATGGGTGCGCTGACGGCTCGACTCTCGGCGGCGGAGACGCATCAGTACGCCCTCACCGCGTCGGTCCTGCTGGGCGCCAACGCGATGCTCTCCGGGGTGCTCGTCGCCCTCATGCACGCAGGGCGCAAGGGCCTGGCTGAGGGCTGGCGGCTGATCGTCGTCGCCGGCCCGCTGATGGCGGTGACCCAGGCTCTCGTCGTCCACTTCGAGCCCGCGGTGGGCGCACTGGCCGGCGGCACGGCCGGGCTGCTGGTCGTCGCGGTGCGTGCAGTGCGCCACCACACCTCGCAGGTGCCGGGCGCCGACGACGTGCGGGAACCCGATGAGGTCACGGCGCTCGCCTCGGCGAGCGGCCATCGTCCGGCCACTTCTCCTGCTGACCAGGCCGGCGCCGCCGTCCGGCACGGCGACGCTGCGGACGAGGCGCGATCCTCCTTCGCCCAGCTCGCGCTGGTGATGCTCCCGTACGGCGTGCTCCTCGTGACGGTACTGGCGGTGCTGCTGCCCTCCGGCTCGCGTGGCTGGGTCAAGTCCCACCTGGTGTGGGGACCATCGTTCCCCGGCAGCACCACCGGACGCGGCGTGTCGACACCGGCGGTCGACTCCTACCAGGGCATCGCCCTGCTGGCGCATCCCGGCACGTTCATCCTGCTGGCCACCCTGCTCTCCGTCGGGTTCTGGATGCTCCGGGGGCGCTGGCCCCGTTCGGGTCTGCGCACGCTGGCGCCGACCTGGCTGCGGGCGGCCACGAGGTCCTCGTGGCCGGTGCTGATGCTGGCCTGTGTGGCGACCGTCATGTCGGACGCCGGCATGGTGCGGGCCATCGCGATCGGCATCTCCGAGGTCACGGGCCGGGCCTACCCGGCGCTGGCCGGGCTCGTGGGCGCCGTCGGGTCGTTCACGACGGGCAGCACCACCAGCTCGAACGCCCTCTTCGCGGGGTTGCAGGCCAATGTGGCTCACCTGATGCACGAACCAGCGAGCACGCTGCTCGCCGCGCAGCTCAGTGGCGGCAACGTCGGCAACTCCATCGCGCCCGTCGTGATCGTGATGGGGGCCGCCGCCGTAGGGGCCCGCGACAAGGTCGGCGAGATCTTCCGCGCGGTGATGGCGCCGGCCGCGGTCCTGCTGTTGGCTGTCGTTGCACTCACCGTCGCCTTCACTGTGATTCGGTAG
- a CDS encoding zinc-dependent alcohol dehydrogenase: protein MRALTWQGKRDVQVTDVPDPRIEQPTDAVIKVTSTAICGSDLHLYEVLGPFLSPGDVLGHETMGVVEEVGSDVHHIAPGDRVVVPFNISCGSCWMCSRGLFAQCETTQVRDQGKGAALFGYTSLYGSVPGGQAEYLRVPQAQFGPIKVPDDVPDERVLYLSDILPTAWQGVAYADVPEGGTLAVIGLGPVGQLATRVAQHLGVERVIGVDIVPERLALAAAHGVETLSLDDVDDVAAALIDLTGSRGPDSVMEAVGMEAHGSPRGKLAHAAVGMLPDAIAKPLADKAAIDRLDALHTAIKATRRGGTVSVSGVYGGELDPMPMMEMFDRGLQLRMGQCHVKRWIDDILPVALADGDPLGLESLATHHLPLEEAPQGYETFQHKADGCVKVVLQP from the coding sequence ATGCGAGCACTCACCTGGCAGGGCAAGCGCGACGTGCAGGTCACCGACGTCCCCGACCCGCGCATCGAGCAGCCGACCGACGCCGTCATCAAGGTCACGTCCACCGCGATCTGCGGCAGCGACCTGCACCTGTACGAGGTGCTCGGGCCGTTCCTCAGCCCGGGCGACGTGCTGGGCCACGAGACCATGGGCGTCGTCGAGGAGGTCGGCTCCGACGTCCACCACATCGCACCCGGCGACCGCGTCGTCGTGCCGTTCAACATCTCGTGCGGCAGCTGCTGGATGTGCTCGCGCGGCCTGTTCGCGCAGTGCGAGACGACGCAGGTGCGCGATCAGGGCAAGGGCGCAGCGCTGTTCGGCTACACCTCGCTCTACGGCTCGGTGCCGGGCGGTCAGGCCGAGTACCTGCGCGTCCCTCAGGCGCAGTTCGGCCCAATCAAGGTGCCGGACGACGTCCCCGACGAGCGCGTGCTGTACCTCTCCGACATCCTGCCCACCGCCTGGCAGGGCGTCGCGTACGCCGACGTCCCCGAGGGCGGGACCCTCGCCGTCATCGGCCTCGGACCGGTGGGCCAGCTCGCCACACGGGTCGCGCAGCACCTCGGCGTCGAGCGCGTGATCGGCGTCGACATCGTGCCGGAGCGCCTGGCCCTGGCCGCCGCGCACGGTGTCGAGACCCTGAGCCTCGACGACGTCGACGACGTGGCAGCGGCACTCATCGACCTCACCGGTAGCCGGGGCCCCGACAGCGTGATGGAGGCCGTCGGCATGGAGGCGCACGGGTCGCCACGCGGCAAGCTCGCGCACGCGGCGGTCGGGATGCTGCCCGACGCCATCGCGAAACCGTTGGCCGACAAGGCAGCCATCGACCGGCTCGACGCACTCCACACGGCGATCAAGGCGACACGGCGCGGCGGCACGGTGTCGGTCAGCGGCGTCTACGGCGGCGAGCTCGACCCCATGCCGATGATGGAGATGTTCGACCGAGGCCTCCAGCTGCGCATGGGCCAGTGCCACGTGAAGCGCTGGATCGACGACATCCTGCCGGTCGCCCTCGCCGACGGCGACCCGCTCGGCCTCGAGTCGCTGGCCACCCACCACCTGCCGCTCGAGGAGGCCCCGCAGGGCTACGAGACGTTCCAGCACAAGGCAGATGGCTGCGTGAAGGTGGTGCTCCAGCCGTGA
- a CDS encoding FadR/GntR family transcriptional regulator: protein MNWSSLGESELSVSERVAEQLVRLIADGQLHHGDRIPSERELSALVGVSRTSVREALRHLEMRGMVDRRRGRGTVVVSIERPELGAAMLGSMSASGRVLREVMDLRAVVEPPIAERAAARGTSSQIKALGALVDQAEALQSEAEASVESFIALDIAFHTALARMTQNEMLERLLTITNEWMGPSRNRTLQTERRVQRSIAAHRQIFDAVRRRDAHQANIMMTLHLDDILKIITSDGHADAAWTAPTTGHDEEHA from the coding sequence GTGAACTGGTCCTCCCTCGGCGAGTCCGAGCTCTCGGTGTCCGAGCGCGTGGCCGAGCAGCTGGTGCGCCTGATCGCTGACGGCCAGCTGCATCACGGCGACCGCATCCCCAGCGAGCGCGAGCTCTCGGCGCTGGTCGGTGTCTCACGCACCTCCGTGCGCGAGGCGCTGCGGCACCTGGAGATGCGCGGGATGGTCGATCGCCGCCGCGGACGGGGAACGGTGGTCGTGAGCATCGAGCGCCCCGAGCTCGGCGCGGCGATGCTCGGCAGCATGAGCGCCTCTGGCCGCGTCCTTCGCGAGGTGATGGACCTGCGCGCCGTCGTCGAGCCCCCCATCGCCGAGCGGGCGGCAGCGCGCGGCACGTCGTCCCAGATCAAGGCGCTCGGCGCCCTGGTCGACCAAGCCGAAGCACTGCAGTCCGAGGCCGAGGCCTCGGTCGAGTCGTTCATCGCGCTCGACATCGCGTTCCACACCGCGCTCGCCCGCATGACGCAGAACGAGATGCTCGAGCGGCTGTTGACCATCACGAACGAGTGGATGGGGCCCAGCCGCAACCGGACGCTGCAGACCGAACGCCGCGTGCAGCGCTCCATCGCCGCCCATCGGCAGATCTTCGACGCCGTCCGCCGACGGGACGCGCACCAGGCGAACATCATGATGACGCTCCACCTGGACGACATCCTCAAGATCATCACCAGCGATGGTCATGCCGACGCTGCCTGGACGGCGCCGACGACCGGCCACGACGAGGAGCACGCGTGA
- a CDS encoding gamma-glutamyltransferase family protein, which yields MTSTETSPRWAVATPHGAASDVAGQVLRGGGNAVDAALAAAAALTVVYPNQCSIGGDQIALVGLADGSVHCVDGSGAAALATDLPDVRARYDQMPVGGSLAVTVPGVLHAWDTMARQWGTRRLADALDTARSIAEAGVPVAAGLARDLVAERDRLLADPGLGQLFLQDGLPLVEGHPLRQPALARTLQLLRDEGVSAFYGGQVGAAVLNTLGQQGSALCAEDLLRHRTRVVAPLSATFRGHEYLTAPPSSQGIFFLGGLQALAALERRLGRLLDPLAHDAGLVARVLSTMAWHRDRLLGDPTQGAGLVDEVLSPSTADDLAERLLSTPTGVGTDVLDAPHAQGPRSGDTVAVVVADGRGQWVSLIQSTFHAFGAGILDPETGIILHNRGASFSLDPLSPNRLGPGRVPMHTLMPVLVRHDGEVIGSHGTMGGRAQPQVHTHVAMHLEAGRSAQDAVSMPRWILGAMEAGVDGPAPSLTVKVEQDVPAPALAGLQAAGFGASELPAHDDGTGHFQVVRVVDGDLACASDPRADGSAIVG from the coding sequence GTGACGAGCACGGAGACCAGCCCCCGGTGGGCGGTCGCGACCCCGCACGGCGCAGCGAGTGACGTGGCAGGGCAGGTGCTGCGCGGTGGAGGAAACGCCGTCGACGCAGCGCTCGCCGCTGCCGCGGCCCTGACGGTGGTGTATCCCAACCAGTGCTCGATCGGCGGCGACCAGATCGCCCTGGTGGGTCTGGCGGACGGCAGCGTCCACTGCGTGGACGGCAGCGGCGCAGCCGCTCTCGCGACCGACCTGCCCGACGTCCGGGCTCGGTACGACCAGATGCCGGTGGGCGGGTCGCTGGCCGTCACCGTCCCTGGAGTCCTGCACGCCTGGGACACGATGGCGCGGCAGTGGGGCACGCGGCGCCTCGCCGACGCGCTCGACACCGCGCGATCGATCGCGGAGGCCGGGGTGCCCGTGGCCGCCGGGCTCGCCCGCGATCTGGTCGCCGAACGTGACCGCCTGCTCGCCGACCCCGGTCTGGGCCAGCTGTTCCTGCAGGACGGCCTGCCGCTGGTCGAGGGTCACCCGTTGCGGCAGCCGGCGCTCGCCCGCACTCTGCAGCTTCTTCGCGACGAGGGCGTCTCAGCGTTCTACGGCGGCCAGGTCGGGGCTGCGGTCCTCAACACGTTGGGGCAGCAAGGTTCTGCGCTCTGCGCTGAGGACCTGCTGCGCCACCGCACGCGGGTGGTGGCGCCGCTGTCGGCGACGTTCCGCGGCCACGAGTACCTCACCGCTCCCCCGAGCAGCCAAGGCATCTTCTTCCTCGGCGGCCTGCAGGCCCTCGCCGCGCTCGAGCGCCGGCTCGGTCGACTGCTCGACCCCCTCGCTCACGACGCCGGTCTGGTCGCCCGGGTGCTCAGCACGATGGCCTGGCACCGGGACCGACTGCTGGGCGACCCCACCCAGGGTGCCGGGTTGGTCGACGAGGTCCTGTCGCCGTCCACCGCGGACGACCTGGCCGAGCGGCTGCTGTCCACCCCGACGGGCGTCGGCACCGACGTCCTGGACGCGCCGCACGCGCAGGGTCCGCGCTCGGGCGACACGGTCGCGGTGGTCGTGGCCGACGGCCGCGGCCAGTGGGTGTCACTCATCCAGAGCACGTTCCACGCCTTCGGCGCCGGGATCCTCGACCCCGAGACCGGCATCATCCTGCACAACCGGGGAGCGTCGTTCAGCCTCGATCCCCTCTCCCCGAACCGGTTGGGACCGGGCCGCGTCCCGATGCACACCCTCATGCCCGTGCTGGTGCGCCACGACGGGGAGGTGATCGGGTCGCACGGCACCATGGGTGGTCGCGCGCAGCCGCAGGTGCACACCCACGTCGCCATGCACCTGGAGGCCGGGCGCTCAGCGCAGGACGCGGTCTCGATGCCCCGGTGGATCCTCGGCGCCATGGAGGCCGGCGTGGACGGGCCCGCGCCGTCGCTGACCGTCAAGGTCGAGCAGGACGTGCCGGCACCGGCGCTCGCTGGGCTGCAGGCGGCGGGGTTCGGCGCGAGCGAGCTCCCTGCGCACGACGACGGGACCGGCCACTTCCAGGTGGTGCGCGTCGTCGACGGCGACCTGGCCTGCGCCAGCGACCCCCGAGCCGACGGCAGCGCGATCGTCGGCTGA
- a CDS encoding aminotransferase class III-fold pyridoxal phosphate-dependent enzyme, with amino-acid sequence MDAVLTTAPPRFSEAEGAAIGRACFGITADAAVSLGSERDQTFLLTSDRRPVAVLKVSNAAESTATLDMEALVVRHIARVDPSLPVARPLMHLAAEDRDDPLSYRARTQAGDTDHWCRAYPVIEGRMRCSPSELTDRAVIAWGETVARLARAMRGFSHPSAHRLLPWDLKSVPAVRGMVPAIRVPEWRNAVEQTLDRYDATIAPRWESLRQQVVHGDLNVDNAIVDDDGTITGIIDFGDMSHTALITDLASVIDSLVLERPGDEPFRIARLVLDGYQRITPLEDDELLLISDAWAARAAAGIAIASWRSAEGLEDPQFAERDVTRLFAVLQHLIDTGFDAAAERVSGISPTPARDELVRRREAAFGPAMEPLSYEQPLLVSHATGVWMYDADGERFLDAYNNVPCVGHAHPRVTQAIARQSRLVNTHMRYLHPLAVELAERLLATCPPELDTVLFVNSGSEANDLAWRLASHVTGRHGALCTHFAYHGISHAIAPLSPEVLRPGQQSDHVERWHPADAYRGEHLDAAEFVKALGRLEARGAPPAAVILDGVMQSDGVQVLSPEYVSDLLLRTHEAGALWIADE; translated from the coding sequence ATGGACGCCGTCTTGACGACAGCCCCACCGCGATTCTCCGAGGCGGAGGGCGCGGCCATCGGGCGCGCGTGCTTCGGTATCACGGCCGACGCCGCGGTCAGCCTCGGCAGCGAGCGTGACCAGACGTTCCTGCTGACGTCCGACCGGCGCCCAGTCGCGGTGTTGAAGGTGTCGAATGCCGCCGAGAGCACCGCCACGCTGGACATGGAAGCACTCGTCGTTCGACACATCGCGCGGGTCGACCCCTCGCTGCCGGTGGCCCGCCCCTTGATGCACCTGGCCGCCGAAGACCGCGACGACCCGCTGTCATACCGGGCGCGGACTCAGGCGGGCGACACCGATCACTGGTGCCGCGCCTATCCGGTGATCGAGGGACGGATGCGGTGCAGTCCCAGCGAGCTCACCGACCGGGCCGTCATCGCCTGGGGCGAGACCGTGGCCCGCCTGGCCAGGGCGATGCGCGGGTTCAGCCATCCGAGCGCCCACCGGCTCCTGCCCTGGGACCTGAAGTCCGTGCCGGCGGTACGCGGCATGGTCCCGGCCATCCGCGTCCCGGAGTGGAGGAACGCCGTCGAACAGACCCTCGACCGGTACGACGCCACGATCGCACCCCGTTGGGAGAGCCTGCGCCAGCAAGTCGTCCACGGGGACCTCAACGTCGACAACGCGATCGTCGACGACGACGGAACCATCACCGGGATCATCGACTTCGGCGACATGAGCCACACCGCGCTCATCACCGACCTGGCCTCGGTGATCGACTCCCTGGTGCTCGAGCGGCCCGGTGACGAGCCGTTCCGGATCGCGCGGCTGGTGCTCGACGGTTACCAGCGGATCACGCCGTTGGAGGACGACGAGCTCCTGCTGATCAGCGACGCCTGGGCAGCTCGCGCGGCAGCCGGGATCGCCATCGCGTCCTGGCGTAGCGCCGAGGGGCTGGAGGACCCGCAGTTCGCCGAGCGGGACGTCACCCGGCTCTTCGCCGTCCTGCAGCACCTGATCGACACCGGATTCGACGCAGCCGCCGAGCGGGTCAGCGGGATCAGCCCGACGCCGGCGCGCGACGAGCTGGTTCGCCGTCGGGAAGCGGCTTTCGGCCCGGCCATGGAGCCCCTGAGCTACGAGCAGCCTCTGCTGGTCTCCCACGCCACCGGCGTCTGGATGTACGACGCCGACGGTGAGCGCTTCCTCGACGCGTACAACAACGTCCCGTGCGTGGGCCACGCGCATCCGCGCGTCACCCAGGCCATCGCTCGACAGTCGCGGCTGGTCAACACGCACATGCGGTACCTGCACCCCCTGGCGGTCGAGCTCGCCGAGCGGCTGCTCGCCACCTGTCCACCTGAGCTCGACACCGTGCTGTTCGTCAACTCGGGCTCGGAGGCCAACGACCTGGCGTGGCGGCTCGCCTCTCACGTCACCGGCCGCCACGGGGCGCTCTGCACGCACTTCGCCTACCACGGCATCTCACACGCCATCGCACCCTTGTCGCCGGAGGTGCTGCGGCCCGGCCAGCAGAGCGACCACGTCGAGCGCTGGCATCCGGCCGACGCCTACCGGGGCGAGCACCTCGACGCCGCGGAGTTCGTGAAGGCACTGGGCCGCCTGGAGGCCAGAGGAGCTCCGCCGGCCGCGGTGATCCTCGACGGGGTCATGCAGAGCGACGGCGTCCAGGTGCTGTCGCCGGAGTACGTGTCCGACCTGCTCCTGCGCACGCACGAGGCAGGAGCGCTGTGGATCGCGGACGAGG